In Geothermobacter hydrogeniphilus, a single window of DNA contains:
- a CDS encoding SDR family oxidoreductase has protein sequence MKTLKNKTLFITGASRGIGLAIARRAAADGANIVIAAKSNVPNPKLPGTIHSAAAEIEAAGGQALAIKCDIRKPEDIAAAVSAAVERFAGIDILINNASAIYLAGTLETPAKRYDLMHQVNTRGTFLCSQACLPYLQRADNPHILNLSPPLNMNPRWFGPHVAYTMAKYGMSMCVLGMAAEFREAGVAVNALWPRTVIATAALAMLGGMVKPEQCRTPEILADAAHAILCRDSRDCSGNFFIDEQVLAEEGIDDLERYAVKPGTELMTDLFLE, from the coding sequence ATGAAAACACTCAAAAACAAAACCCTCTTCATCACCGGCGCCAGCCGCGGTATCGGGCTGGCGATTGCCAGGCGGGCCGCGGCCGACGGAGCGAATATCGTCATCGCCGCCAAGTCGAACGTTCCCAACCCGAAGCTGCCCGGCACCATTCACAGCGCCGCCGCCGAAATCGAAGCGGCCGGGGGGCAGGCACTGGCGATCAAATGCGACATCCGCAAACCTGAGGACATCGCCGCGGCTGTCAGCGCCGCGGTCGAGCGTTTCGCCGGCATCGATATCCTGATCAACAACGCCAGCGCCATTTACCTCGCAGGCACGCTTGAAACGCCGGCCAAACGCTACGACCTGATGCACCAGGTCAACACCCGCGGCACCTTCCTCTGCTCGCAGGCCTGCCTGCCGTATCTGCAACGGGCCGACAACCCGCACATTCTCAACCTCTCTCCGCCGCTGAACATGAACCCGCGCTGGTTCGGTCCGCACGTCGCCTACACCATGGCCAAGTACGGCATGAGCATGTGCGTCCTGGGGATGGCGGCAGAATTCCGCGAAGCCGGCGTTGCCGTCAACGCCCTCTGGCCGCGCACGGTGATCGCCACCGCCGCCCTGGCCATGCTCGGCGGCATGGTCAAGCCCGAGCAGTGCCGCACCCCGGAGATCCTCGCCGACGCCGCCCACGCCATCCTCTGCCGCGACAGCCGCGACTGCAGCGGCAACTTCTTCATCGACGAGCAGGTACTGGCCGAAGAGGGGATCGACGACCTTGAGCGCTACGCGGTCAAGCCGGGGACAGAGCTGATGACCGACCTGTTTCTGGAATGA